The genomic window GAAAACCTAGTGACGAGTCTAGATGGCAGGTCATGTGTTCTGTTTGGATAAACAGGGTTACGCTTCACACAGGTATTAGTAGAAATTAATAAATGACTCATGTTACTCAGTCTGGAAATTAATTTCAGCGATTACAGAAAATCTAAATACAAACTAAATGCCACATCGCTTTTGAAGTTTGGAAGGGGAAGTGATTAAAAAGAATGTACCAGAGCCAATCTTTTGCTTAAATTAAAGCATGGAGAAAGGACTAGTACATAACCAGTGTGCATGTGCATTCAACTTTCAGTTGATTCTAAAACTGAAAAGTTGAGCTTGGGATGCTTAATGCTGTACGAAGACAGGCTTTCACGTGGAATCACTGTCATCTGCTCTGTCAGATTCTTACTTTTCCCTCGCGGTTGAAGAGCAGTAACTTATCACAGAGAAGCCAGGTTCATCCTTCTCTGACACTGAGTGTCCGTGCCCCTGCCTGCACCTTGAGGGAGGTAACTgctagtgctgctgctgcagctccagcacgTTCCACACACCAGTATGTAGCGCTGACTTGGAACGCTGAGAAACCACCTTAAAACAAGGAGAGTAtcaatttgcaaaaaaaaaaaaattcccaacaaAAAAAATGGATTTAATCAATTTGGTCTGTAACATGGGCATGCTGCCTGACCAGAGAGGGATAAGGTGAGAGTCTGAATGCAGATAAGTATTTGTCTCAGAACATCCTTTACTTCTCAACAGCTGCTCACAATCAGCATACGCTTAAATACTTTCCTGAACTGAGATCTAACAAACTTGCACTTTGATCTTACTGTTAATAATGTTTGGTCTGTTTGACTCTAAAATATGCATTCCATTTGAGTATGGTTTGACACAGCAAATGAAATATTTACTGACTCTTGGCACCGTCACCTTTGTGGATTTCTGTAATGTACCATTCTCATTGAAGGTCTGTTCTCCATGGGACGTGCGTGATTCATGTCTAATAGCATTACAAGGACGTTAGCTCATGCTTTGAGAagttctttcttttctaaaagtaatttttgtggTGTTGTACCTAATCACTAATTGGATTCCTGCATAGAATTTCCTACCAGACACTTGGGGATAATGGAGATACAGACTTATAAGTTTTCCATTTCCCTGTGTAACAAAGTGATGCCAAACAAAGAGTTAAAACGATTAAGCATGTTTCATTGCTTTTATGGAACAGCACTGCCCAAATTCTGTCTGCCTGGATTAATTATATATGTGGTGTTATCTCACTTTATGAGAATATAGTCTTTCGAAGGACTGAAGATCACTATATAGGAAATCTTGAATCTGCAGTTCTGGCTGATTAGTATGCTGTAATTTATGTAGCAGATCATGCAAAACACAGAAAGACgggcaaaataagaaaaaatagtatttccttAAGTAAATTTTAGATTAAGCAAGATTAAGAGAAAAACATTCTCCAGCTTTTCTACCCTACCAGCAGGGCAACGACTAAACCCACTATCTCCTACGTAAGACATTCTTTAATTTATCTAAAGAACAAGAAATTAGGACTGAAAATGTACTGTCAATTTCCTTGGATTAAGGTCAAAtcttgagaaagaaagagaatattttccttcataaatttgTCAGTCAATTTCAGTTATAATCaaattaaggaaataaaatctgaatcaaaaaaacttcagaaagaaaaatcagaatactTACATTGGTGACATATTCAATATCCTTCCAAATATTACATTCCCTGGGAAAATCTGCCAAATCTAAAAAATTATCCACTATCACTTGGCCAATCAAGTCATGCCTGGAGAATCTGTCAAAGTCATACACAGAGAAATGGAGTTTCCTTGCGTTCAGATCATTGTATGGGACAGTAAATAAAAAAACTTCATCAAATACTGGGTTTAGGGTTTTTCTGTGCACTTTagtctggtgttttgttttcctatcGGGAAGTAGATATATCTTCACGTAAGGATCTGAAGTTCCAGAGAAGTCCTTTGCTGGCAGGTTGATGGCCTTGTGTATCTTCACTATCAGCTGTTCTAAATCACAATCATATTTGAGAATAAAGTTCAGTTTTCCACATGCCTTGCTATTACTCCTCCGGCCATCGTCTGTGTCCACTGATCTTTGTTTATACAGCTCTGGCTTGATGCGGCCAATCCCCGTCAGTTGCTCCTGTTTCTGAACCTGCTGGATGTTGAAGTCGGGGTTGGAGAGGTTGAGCTGTCTTCGTATTGAATTATGCCTTAAGTCAAAACAAAAGAATTGAAACAAACGGTGTTGAAGATGATAAGAATCTGGTCACACACGCTAAAGATTGCGTTCTCATTTGACTGATTTTTGTAATGTAAAATAGGGTCAGGCTTCTACTCGTGTAAAGTGATAAAGCAGATACCCATCAGCTTTAAGAGCTCACCTTAAGCATTAGGCTGCTACTATCACATCATTTCCTGTTCTTATGTCCCAAGCTGGTGGTGTGCGCACTCAAAACCTGGCTTAAGAAATGCAAATTCATGGCCATTGCAAATCCAAAGGGTCTGCCTTATTAGCAAGCATCATGTGATATGGTAAGAACTGTAGCTGTTCTTACCAGTTACCATTTTCAACTGAATCCTTTGGATTTCAGCCTGGGAAATTATATTGTGTAAATAGCAGCAGGATCTGGCCTATTATGCCAGCTGAGCTTGCTGGTTGAGGATTCTAAGGTAAAGCTGGACAAAGGAGGGTACATACTGACATCTCTGCGTTTTAATTACTTGTTGATCTCTACAACTACTTTATTTACAAGTCAGCTGTTCTGATCTGAAATGGTTTGTTGACCAAACCCAAAATTGTGGTTTTCTCTCATACCCGATGTAATAAACGCTGTTTACTTTGGCTGAAAAGCTCCTTTAGTTTCATTACTCCAAGGAAAGAAAGTTGCTTTTAGCTTTGGTCCAGTGATATTTATTACCTGGAGTCACTCAGTTATTGTGATTGAAATTTCCACTTCACGAGACGGTAACAGAAATCAAATTTGCAAAACCTGTCGGGATAGTGGGATGTGAAAGTTGGATTAGGTAAAATCCTAATCTTGTGTGACTTGGATTCCACTTTTTTGTCCTATTCACATACAGCAATCATTCAGTGTATTAGAGTGCCACGAGCTGTGGTTGAACATACTTATATTCTCTTATATactatccttttttttccctcttgttgcataacaaatacataattttataggTATACATTAGTCATTTCCATGATAAAATATTAGGTCACAAAAAATTTTTATTGTTCAGCCCTTAAGCTCCTTATCACAGTGAGAGGTGCAGAATACCCTGGGGAGGAATAAAAAGGAGGGCGCTGGGGAGTCAGCTTGTCAAGGGTTGTAGCGGGGTGGGTGCCTGGTCTCTGTGGCCACAGAGGAAAGCCAGAGCTGGCCACCCCGTCACGGCAGCAAGCACCAGAGACGAAGTGAACAGAGGATGCAGTGCAAGGAAGATGGGCCCCTCCTGCTCAGTGAAAGAGTCCTTTGGAGAAGCTGCAGGCAGAAGTCAGGGGCAATGCAAGAGAGGAGTACGGAGCAAAGGCTCTGTCACCCATGGCACAGGGGAGGGACCTGGGCACGTCCTGCCCTCACGGACAGAGCCAGTGTTACACTTGCTGAAGGGAGCCGCACCGGGACAGCTGCCAGACGCACTCGGGATGCTGAGGCAAATTTTTTTAGCCATTGGGATTTGTGGTGCTGCTTGTGAGATGACTGTGCTGCGGTGATACTGTGCAGTTGTCGTTTGATTATCAGAACTGCTGCCCTCTTACAGCAGAGAAAGCCTGTATGTGACTCAATACTTTCACAGTATTGAAGGCACGTGAGAGCTCTTGGCGTTAGATGTCAGATATGAATCTTCTGTTGCTAATCTCACGACACGCCTATTTCCCAGCAGTCTGAAAGcacagcagcaccagccctgtGCTGTATTCCGGGCTATTAGTCCTTACTCGGAATTCTACCTTGCACGTGGTAGGGTGCAAGCTTCAGTATCTATAATTATGGCTTTGACCTCCCCATAGATTCCTACAATATAAAACCAGTCTCATCCTAATCCAAGGAGGAAGGGCACCTGGAGTTTATGCTGCATACTGCTCATGATATACTGAGGACTTCTCAAATTCTTTCCGAGACGTTTTGGACAACTGACAATTACTGACCTGGCTGCTAGCTGCTGTCATCTTACCCATGTTCGGGTGTGCCTGAAGCCAAGAGGCTTGGCTTCACTTGCTCTCCCAGATGGTCAGAAGTGAGGTTAGTGAAGAGCGATCGGACTAGTGCTGACCTTCTGCAGCTGAAGTGCTTCTGCTTTGACTCAGAAATTTACTGGCTCTTCACGTGCGGATCCTTTTATCGCCTGTCCCAGCGCACTCTCACActccctctttcctcttccctcctgtACTGATTCTCCAGTTCCCCTGGAGACCTCACTGACTCTTGTTCAATCACTTCTCCCCTCACAGTCATGACCGTGGCTAAAATCTATGATTTTTTAATCCTATTTCTAACTCTTGCAAGTGTTTCATTAGCTTGCCCTACTTTTCTTCTTTGgctgttttaaaaatctttgaggAGATATTACTGAGTGTTCAGCATCAGTGCTAAGTACAAATGGATATGCTTTACAAGCTAAATCCAGGCTGTTCTGGTGCTTTAAGCGACACAGAGCACTCTGCCTTGTCCAGCCTCTGAGGGAGAGACACAAATGAGACAGTACTTGATAGAAGAGTGTAATAGCATTGTGATCCTTTTAACCAAAGAGGTTTGTGCAGCTCAAAGAATaacttctgtgtgattttttttttttttttaaaagaatgtggCAAGtaaattatgcatttttaatagCTCAGTGTACTGGATAATCAAGCTGTGCTCTTTTGACTGTATCTGTATTCATTAATACCAGAGAGAAATTGGAGTTACTGACCGAGCAGAAGAAGTTGGTTCAGTGATCTGACGATGCATTCGCACATTGTGTACGCAGTTCTCCTTCGTTCCCGCCTGAGCATCTAATGGAATATCAGGGGAGGTGTGGCTGATCTTCATGGAGGACTCTGGATAGGCTGTAGGCTGACCCAGATAATCCTCACTGTAGTCATGGTCATTGGTCTCTGTATCTGTGTAGTTCAGTGATTCTTGTTTGTTGTCTTTGCTCCCAAATGGCAGACCACGCTCTCGCCAAGGGATCCAACAAAGCTTCCAGGATACGAACAGAGAGACACCAAACAGAGCAAGACCACAGGCTGTGACAACTAAGGACAGCAAGCTTATGGAGATAtctgcaaacaagaaaaaaacacgCAGGTCACATCTCTGTGCTCCTTGGAGCTCTGCACCTCCAGGGCATACGGTATGGGAAGTAGATACCTCTGCATCGAGagctacaaaaattaaattctggaCCCAGAACAACTACATACAATGACAACATATACGTGATATAATACATATACGTGACTGACACCAGTCATATAAAGAAAacatattccccccccccccctcaagaaaaatatttaatcttgtTTGGAATTCAGTATAAGGCTTATCTTCATAGAACTTAGTTTAGATTTTCCCTCCGTGGGTGGGATGAAGGGCCATTCTAAATATGAAAAGGGCTCGTTCACCCGTTTACTCAACTTTCTACTGACAAAAGAGCGGTGTCTGCAgtatgttttgtcttttctttattctccttTCATGTAGTGAAGTGTCCTCCACCTCCTTTACCAGATCTTactgtctctccttccagagagTGTATTATACTTAAACACCATGAAAatatgcacacatgcatataCGTGataggaatttttttaatgtattcaacTGAAGTATCtagtttcattattttaattccCTTTTTTCTAATCTTAAGACTCATTCTTATCTCTGCAAATTATTTTGGACTCTCAATACAAGGCTTGCTATTCATAATTTTAGAGTTTAGATACCAGTATCTCTTTGAAACTGagatttttctattatttaactccaaaggctttttttctgttttcaaacttCTACTCTAAAAAGGAATATGGAGTTGAGTTTTTGGTTGTCTTTCCCCACATTCCTATCATTATCCTACTCCATAATCATATCAACACAAATAAGTTACAACTGGGAgaggctttttctctgttttgctttgttttacgTTGCACGTTGGGAAAATGACTCAGTGGAGCAGCTGTTTTTATGGTTACACTGTTTTTGGAACGAGTTTCTCTGTGGATTATACACCACCATCACGCCTTAAACACAATTAGTAAAAATTCTATTTTACTGCTTCAAATTATAACCACAACCTGATCAAAGCAATTTTTCACACTGCGTATAGGTTCAGAACGTCAGGCAGCATCTCTCTAGCTAACAGCTAGCCTAAATTTTCAAAGGATGCCATGAGGTTGAAACGTACTGCTCCTACTAGGACAATTATTTAAGAATGAGAATTCAGATGAAACAGCCTCagtcaatctgaaaaaaaaaaaaaaaaaaaaggtattttttaaaaatgtggaaaagtcaATCCCTTCTACCCCTGCTGTGAGTCTCATTCTCACTAGCCAGACAGATTAAATTTCCACAGAGGGGGGAGTGACACTACAATCAGTTTCACGCAGGAGCTGTCCAGTTTATTTTGCATGCTGAAAACcaattttaaacaatttcagtCATCATGGCcctttctgtctttctcccaGTCATATGAAGGCGAAGCTCATTAACAGTGGGGACGGCACAGCAGCTGTTTGGAATTATAGCAAAGAGTTTCAGAGGtgaaattaattaaagaaattccTCCTGTGCATAAAAGGCAATTTGGGAGAAAATAGAATGGTGGTTCTGGATATTTTTGGAATATTTACTGGTAAACAAGTCTGGAAGGGGAGGCAGAGAACAACCTCACTATCTGATTAAAAAGCAGAGGAACTGGGATGCAGTAGTGAAAGAAGACCATTAGAATAAAGCAACTTGTCTTGGATTTCgtggaggagaaggaaagaaatcatCAGAGGTCTGCAAAAGGGTCACTTTTTCAAAGAACCGACTCAAGTAAATGATCCAGCACTGAAAGAAATGAGGAACTGAGAGCTGTCAGAACCAGCCAGAAGATTACAAGGTGAGAGCTGGAGACTGCCCAATGCCAAGGATGAGTGAAGGTGAGGAACAAATTGAAAGGTAGATCAACAGTTCCCTACCTTGAGAGTGTCTTTAGCAGAGGACAGAGTCATCTAGAGAACTgacataatgagaaaaaaatacatgagagCAGTATGAACGACTTTTAATTTGGAGAGTTTGAAGGGCTTTCATAATGTACCTCTGCGTTTACTGACACAGCCCTGAGAACCCTTATCTCACCGCTCACTGCCAGAGAAGCCGCGTGATAAACAGTTCAGGGAACTTGCCAAGTCGCAGAATAAGAAGGGATTATTTTTCATCACCTTGGTTTACTTCTTTCTGACTCCTCAGGAACCATTTATGTgtgaaatttttgtttctgtgggTGGAAAAAAGGAGAATCGTGCATCTGTCTTACTTCTATGAAAGACAGTGGGGCTCAAGAGCGGTGGTCCAACCTGTGACCTTCCACTGACAGTAGTTTTCATACAGGACTCGCCTGGCTGGCAATTTTCAGCAACTGGGCAGATCCACGTGAATAGCTGGGGGGAGGACAGTCCCAAGTGAAGAGATTTTTGGCTGCATCCTGAAGCTGCTTTTATATTAACCGTTTGTACTGTTACATACTGtgttttctgtataattttttatTCCATCTTTCCAGATGTCTCCGTTTTTCTAAGCCTGTTTATCCGCGTTCCCATGTGGTAGCAGTACTCATCTGATGCCAGCGATTTCCTCTGCTTTGTAATGAGAGCAGGGCAAATCTTGACTTGTTTGTCcttagaaaaaaacagagatctGCAGCACAGAGAGCGTTCCTCAAAaatccagctgcttctccattCACTCTGCTTTCACAAGAATCAGAGCAGGTGTTTTCCAGAGCAGTATCTAACCTAAGTCTAAACTCCACCTGTGACTCGAAGTGCAGGCCAGCGCTCCAGGCAAGGCTGAGCCGGTCCCAGGCAGGCACTGGCTCTGGAGCAGCGAGGAAAGGCACTGACCATTCcagaaggaacagattttttgaGTAGCATTGCAACACATAAATTCAGTGGGCACGTTTTTGCCGTGTTTTTGATGATCACCTGCGCTCACCTTTAGCATTTGGCCAGTTCTGTTAGGAACTGATGTATCTACTCTTGCGATGCTCTGCAGTGGGGAGTCCCATCAGGCCCCTGTGCCACAGGTACTTGTCCTGATCTCTTGGTGCCACCACGATGCCACCCAAGATGTCCTGAGGTGTTGCTGTGAATCCAAGTCAAGATTTCATAACTAGAGCTTCTTGATCACGGCTGCAGTGTGACCTGAGCTCACAAATCCCAGCAGGTCAGAATACCTGGATGGTCTTATAGCATGGTGATAGCGGGTAATGTGTCCCATAGAAAGTAagcctagatttttttttaattaaaaccatgTACTTTTAAAATCGATGCAACTGCATATACATACAGTTAATTTTTATCTGCAGTGTGCTTTCATACACCAGTAAAAGGACACATTTTGACAGACAAAATAAGAAGACTGATCTTCAGGGTGGCCCCAGATTAAACACCCAAGCCTAGCGAGCTTCATCTAATTTTTTTGCCTGTTAAGACTGTAACATCATTGTTAGATAACTTGGAAGTCACTGACGTGATTTCCATGCAGTTATAACAACTCAGGTGCTCAGCTGTCGTGCAGTAAGGCCACGGACACACAGGCTTTCTAAATATCTTGCTCATGGCATGTCTTATAGGTATTTTGATGTAGTAATCAATTTTTTGACCAGGTATTCATGTTTGAATCCTTTTTACTCTACTGACTTTCAATTTCTTAACTATCTGCTATGCTTATCAGCATAATTAGCACAGTTGTTCATTTTTTGGTAGCAGTCACCAGGTCTTAAAAACAATGCAGAAATAGCAAGTGAAACAGAATTTTCTACCTATGGAGGAGATCATCAGTTATTATCACAGACTGGAGGAATGAGCATGGGTTTCCTCTCTGTGACAGATTTTATTACAATCAGTTCTATGACAGCTTTATCAAAAAGACTCACTTTGGTTATGGAGTCATTGctagatctttttaaaattttcaacttACATTTTAAAGTGGATCTGTTATACAAAAAAGATAAATCCCACTCTATGTCAAGAGAATGTATCAAAGGAATATAAATTCTCTTGTCTGTTAAATTCTATTAAAAAGAATCACCAAATTGTTATGGAAAGGACCCTCCAGATCATCTCGTTTAACACCCTGCTCAGGCAAGGTCACCTACAGTAGGCTGCTCAGCATCGTGGCCAGACAAAGcttctccaaagatggagactccacagcctctgtgggcagcctgtcccagtgtttgaccacactcAAATAGGACagtaacataattttattttggtacGAATAAGATACTAAGtgggtaacttttttttttttttttttttttgatcacaATATCAATAAAGCTCTAACTGCACTTTGTAGATTATCTagtaaaaaaaagcaataaaattgtGCCTCTATATTGCACAGGTTTTTAGCATCTATCTACTGAACATAAGCTTTTATACTGACTTTGAATGAAATCAAATCGTTCCAAAATCATTTGAGTTAGTGTTGAATTTATACATATAGCATGTTTCTTGGTCGGTACTGAAGGCTGTAAGACCAGAGATAAATATATAATGGTTCCATTCAAATTCTGACAGTACGAAACTGCAGGCCCGCGACTTGTTTTTTTCTGGCATAAATGGTTGTGCCTTACCCTCTAAAACTGATGTTGAAAAAACTTACCAAAAAATTACAcgtgaaatacagaaataataggGGTGGGTTTGTCTGTTCATGTGTGAAACAAGGAAcgcaataaattttttttttccttcttgctttcatTAAGTTACCATTTGGATTGCTAAATATTATACAAAATCAAATATATAAATTAGCCAACAACGGGAGAGATCAATAGCCAACGTAATCGATGT from Athene noctua chromosome 14, bAthNoc1.hap1.1, whole genome shotgun sequence includes these protein-coding regions:
- the SYT9 gene encoding synaptotagmin-9 isoform X2 → MPGAREDEICQKALQLLAELCSVGAVENENCRDFIYYLRDRARPRLTDSDISISLLSLVVTACGLALFGVSLFVSWKLCWIPWRERGLPFGSKDNKQESLNYTDTETNDHDYSEDYLGQPTAYPESSMKISHTSPDIPLDAQAGTKENCVHNVRMHRQITEPTSSARHNSIRRQLNLSNPDFNIQQVQKQEQLTGIGRIKPELYKQRSVDTDDGRRSNSKACGKLNFILKYDCDLEQLIVKIHKAINLPAKDFSGTSDPYVKIYLLPDRKTKHQTKVHRKTLNPVFDEVFLFTVPYNDLNARKLHFSVYDFDRFSRHDLIGQVIVDNFLDLADFPRECNIWKDIEYVTNDNVDLGDLMFSLCYLPTAGRLTITIIKARNLKAMDITGASDPYVKVSLMCEGRRLKKRKTSTKRNTLNPVYNEAIVFDVPPENIDQINLSIAVMDYDRVGHNEVIGVCQVGNDAESLGRDHWNEMLSYPRKPIAHWHPLAENSALSNDYISVPSENTMALLSRRKKKMRRK
- the SYT9 gene encoding synaptotagmin-9 isoform X4, yielding MPGAREDEICQKALQLLAELCSVGAVENENCRDFIYYLRDRARPRLTDSDISISLLSLVVTACGLALFGVSLFVSWKLCWIPWRERGLPFGSKDNKQESLNYTDTETNDHDYSEDYLGQPTAYPESSMKISHTSPDIPLDAQAGTKENCVHNVRMHRQITEPTSSARHNSIRRQLNLSNPDFNIQQVQKQEQLTGIGRIKPELYKQRSVDTDDGRRSNSKACGKLNFILKYDCDLEQLIVKIHKAINLPAKDFSGTSDPYVKIYLLPDRKTKHQTKVHRKTLNPVFDEVFLFTVPYNDLNARKLHFSVYDFDRFSRHDLIGQVIVDNFLDLADFPRECNIWKDIEYVTNDNVDLGDLMFSLCYLPTAGRLTITIIKARNLKAMDITGASDPYVKVSLMCEGRRLKKRKTSTKRNTLNPVYNEAIVFDVPPENIDQINLSIAVMDYDRVGHNEVIGVCQVGNDAESLGRDHWNEMLSYPRKPIAHWHPLAEWTNRHASQSILPSLGKQGPQERKENM
- the SYT9 gene encoding synaptotagmin-9 isoform X5, with the translated sequence MPGAREDEICQKALQLLAELCSVGAVENENCRDFIYYLRDRARPRLTDSDISISLLSLVVTACGLALFGVSLFVSWKLCWIPWRERGLPFGSKDNKQESLNYTDTETNDHDYSEDYLGQPTAYPESSMKISHTSPDIPLDAQAGTKENCVHNVRMHRQITEPTSSARHNSIRRQLNLSNPDFNIQQVQKQEQLTGIGRIKPELYKQRSVDTDDGRRSNSKACGKLNFILKYDCDLEQLIVKIHKAINLPAKDFSGTSDPYVKIYLLPDRKTKHQTKVHRKTLNPVFDEVFLFTVPYNDLNARKLHFSVYDFDRFSRHDLIGQVIVDNFLDLADFPRECNIWKDIEYVTNDNVDLGDLMFSLCYLPTAGRLTITIIKARNLKAMDITGASDPYVKVSLMCEGRRLKKRKTSTKRNTLNPVYNEAIVFDVPPENIDQINLSIAVMDYDRVGHNEVIGVCQVGNDAESLGRDHWNEMLSYPRKPIAHWHPLAEVVSSVSVGASLYLT
- the SYT9 gene encoding synaptotagmin-9 isoform X3 encodes the protein MPGAREDEICQKALQLLAELCSVGAVENENCRDFIYYLRDRARPRLTDSDISISLLSLVVTACGLALFGVSLFVSWKLCWIPWRERGLPFGSKDNKQESLNYTDTETNDHDYSEDYLGQPTAYPESSMKISHTSPDIPLDAQAGTKENCVHNVRMHRQITEPTSSARHNSIRRQLNLSNPDFNIQQVQKQEQLTGIGRIKPELYKQRSVDTDDGRRSNSKACGKLNFILKYDCDLEQLIVKIHKAINLPAKDFSGTSDPYVKIYLLPDRKTKHQTKVHRKTLNPVFDEVFLFTVPYNDLNARKLHFSVYDFDRFSRHDLIGQVIVDNFLDLADFPRECNIWKDIEYVTNDNVDLGDLMFSLCYLPTAGRLTITIIKARNLKAMDITGASDPYVKVSLMCEGRRLKKRKTSTKRNTLNPVYNEAIVFDVPPENIDQINLSIAVMDYDRVGHNEVIGVCQVGNDAESLGRDHWNEMLSYPRKPIAHWHPLAEESSGGGCPAHPGCAEKYIHSISFWFLNQD
- the SYT9 gene encoding synaptotagmin-9 isoform X1 — protein: MPGAREDEICQKALQLLAELCSVGAVENENCRDFIYYLRDRARPRLTDSDISISLLSLVVTACGLALFGVSLFVSWKLCWIPWRERGLPFGSKDNKQESLNYTDTETNDHDYSEDYLGQPTAYPESSMKISHTSPDIPLDAQAGTKENCVHNVRMHRQITEPTSSARHNSIRRQLNLSNPDFNIQQVQKQEQLTGIGRIKPELYKQRSVDTDDGRRSNSKACGKLNFILKYDCDLEQLIVKIHKAINLPAKDFSGTSDPYVKIYLLPDRKTKHQTKVHRKTLNPVFDEVFLFTVPYNDLNARKLHFSVYDFDRFSRHDLIGQVIVDNFLDLADFPRECNIWKDIEYVTNDNVDLGDLMFSLCYLPTAGRLTITIIKARNLKAMDITGASDPYVKVSLMCEGRRLKKRKTSTKRNTLNPVYNEAIVFDVPPENIDQINLSIAVMDYDRVGHNEVIGVCQVGNDAESLGRDHWNEMLSYPRKPIAHWHPLAEGPIQQKCYAGLLRLDGCRRGFLTLLTYSAEIWHSC
- the SYT9 gene encoding synaptotagmin-9 isoform X6 gives rise to the protein MPGAREDEICQKALQLLAELCSVGAVENENCRDFIYYLRDRARPRLTDSDISISLLSLVVTACGLALFGVSLFVSWKLCWIPWRERGLPFGSKDNKQESLNYTDTETNDHDYSEDYLGQPTAYPESSMKISHTSPDIPLDAQAGTKENCVHNVRMHRQITEPTSSARHNSIRRQLNLSNPDFNIQQVQKQEQLTGIGRIKPELYKQRSVDTDDGRRSNSKACGKLNFILKYDCDLEQLIVKIHKAINLPAKDFSGTSDPYVKIYLLPDRKTKHQTKVHRKTLNPVFDEVFLFTVPYNDLNARKLHFSVYDFDRFSRHDLIGQVIVDNFLDLADFPRECNIWKDIEYVTNDNVDLGDLMFSLCYLPTAGRLTITIIKARNLKAMDITGASDPYVKVSLMCEGRRLKKRKTSTKRNTLNPVYNEAIVFDVPPENIDQINLSIAVMDYDRSQ